The Populus alba chromosome 6, ASM523922v2, whole genome shotgun sequence genomic interval CTCCAAGACtagccatttttcttttttgaaataacTAAACTAattaaagtagaaaaataataatgcatTACAAAAGTTGGTGCATGCTTTAAATATCAGGCATCAAATTTGTTGATGTATATAAATAGATGAACAACTGCCCATCAAGCTACACCTCCTCTCTTTAATGGCAGAAAACACAGCCCCCGGATGGGAAGGGAAGGCCATAGCTGAGCTAAAAGCCCAGTAGCTAGACCAAGCATGGTCATTTTTGGATGCCTTCTGTAATCTATATAAGTGGCTTCCAGCACAATGCTAACATCGGCAGTGAGGTCAGCTGGGCCAACGAGAAGACGGTGATGAATGATCCCGTTGAACGGTGTCGAAGTTATGAGATGCTTGAAAATTATGCCAAAGATAAGCCATGTGTGGCCACCATTAAAGGGTCGCCAATATTCAGTGGAGATATTCAACATGGGGCAAGATTGAGTGGTCATTCAGTCTTgatcttaattatataaataccaTTGAACCCCTCATCACATACTTCTCAACTAATTCTGATTTTCGCCTGTTCAATTACATGTGTTCTTGCTGTATTAATTTGTAAACCAAAAACATAACCTGATCTTTCCTGTAATTCTCACCTGAATACACTGGAGCAAATATACATGCACATGGATTTAAATTCAGGCTGTTGATATAACTCTAATGCATCAACTTCTAACTTAGAAGATGCTCTAAAATATTTCTCTGCAGGGAAAAGAGATCCCCAGAGTGGTCGTTTGTCTCTCAGAAAACCACTAATCTTGAAGAAGTCGTAAAACTCCAAAAAATGATTTGGACTTTTGTATAGTTAAATGTGAGTAAATTGAAGATGCAGGTACCTTCAAAATAAGTCCCCTTGACTGAATAGAGGGAAACTCTGATGATAAGTTAATGTATGAAGGAGGAGGTGTGTAAGCGTAGGAGATATCAAGTGAAGGGAAATGTAAAAATACAAGGGAAGGAGAGGGTGTCAAAGAAGAAGATGCTCCTTCAATCCTATACCTTCTTGTTCTTTACACGGTCATAGGACATGGCAAGTTACAAGGGGAGAGGGATAATTCAGTCAATTATTTTGCCTTTAATGGCTATGGAGATTGATTAGGGGATGAATGTTTTTGATAGTGATAGATAATTATATTGTAAGCATGATGACATCATGGAAGTTACCgatccaattaattaattagccaaTAATTTCAATCACATGCATCAACTTGTTGTGCAATATATGTAGATGAACAACTGCCCTTCAAAACACACATCCTCTCTCTAATATGGCAGAAGAAACACCACAGATTAAATGGGAAGGCAAGTCCATAGTTGAGCTAAAAGGGCCAACAGCAGACCAAATATGGCCTCTCTTGGAGGACTTCTGCAATATAAACAAATGGTTTCCAAGTATAGACGAATGCAACCATGTGGATGGTGAGCTGGGAAAGCCTGGCCTGACTCGGTACTGTGCTTCTAAAACACTATCAACGTATGGCAGTTATGATGAGGCCGAGGTCCGTTGGGTCAAAGAGAGGCTATTGATGATTAATCCTGCTGAAAAGTGTCTAAGCTACGAGGTCCTTGAAAACAACTCCGGATTCAAATCATATGTGGCCACCATGAAGATATTGGAAATTACTGGATCCGATGCAGGTGAAAATGGGTGCAAGATCGAGTGGTCTTTCATTGCTGATCCAGTTGAAGGGTGGACGTTGGAGGATTTCAGTTCTTTCATCAACTTCTGTTTCCAATCCATGGGCAAGAACATGGAACAGGATGTCCTATCGGGTTAAGTTTAATATCTATGGTAGTCCTATTGTTAGTCTTAATATCTGTTGTTCTCGTTGATGGGCTCATAGCCTGAGACACATGGTTTCTACAGGGAAGAAGCCTTTGTCAGAAGATTGTTGACGTGGAGTACAATTCAAGGAGATGAATGAATAGCTCAGCTTGAGTAGCAATTTATTCGTACCTTTGTACTATATATTGATGAATATAATCTGTTTGCagtatgaaaaattatataagattgttcttgttttgcttttggACGCTGTTGGAAACActaatataaagtaaaattacCCAGATtggtttcatttttctttccttttctgacacacacacacacacgctttGAGATGGTGGGATTTGGATTTTATGTTAGCGCTATCATTTGGTGTTCATGTGGCCATCATTAGGCATGGCTTCTATACTATTGAAAAGCTTGTTTGCTTTTTGAGAAGCACCATACAATCATTAAGTAGCGATACCAGCAAATTCTGCTAGTCAAAATTGCTTTTAAGACAAACATATACCGAGCAGAGACACTCTGTTATTGGTGTCATTAGTAAAGAGAAGGGAGGAATAAGCCTCAACGTTCAACTGAAACAAGGGAAACCCATGCGCGGGACCTTCCCTCCACTGAAAGGGGCACTCCCTAGAGTAACTTTAGCTAGCAGTTGCAAGTAATGGCGATACGACATAACATTGATGCGAGGGCCATCTGGTGATATTTTTAGCATTATTTTTGTTGACCGTGAGGAAATGGAAAGGAGGAAATTTCCAAGCCTGTATAAAGAAGAAAACGTTTTTCCTTTTGCAGAAAACAGAAGCCACTACATGAGAgagcttctttttctttgcatAAATACAAGTTCCATTTCATGAGGCATGCAATACACAAATGTGGGAGGAATAAACTCGTGACGTAATACGATGTTTGAAATTGCTATACTTATGACCAAGCCAAGCCCTTGACACTAGGAATCTACAGCTAACTGTATATTTGTTCGGATTCAGCACCTAATCTCTTCTCCATCCAACTGATTATATCCTGACCAACTTCTTCGCGTTCAGGCTCAAAGAGAAGGTCATGCAAGAAACCATCATAAAGCTTTATGTCTTTGAACTTGGAGGCTGCCTCATTGTACAAATCTTGAGATGCTAGAGGATCAGTCACCTTGTCAGCAGTTCCATGGAGAACAAAGAATGGGACGATCACGGACTTGAAGTTACGCATCAAATGAGAGGATATACGCAATATTTCATGCCCTGTGCGGACTCTTATGGGTCCTGTATAGACCAATGGATCTGAATACTTGGCCAGAAGTGCTGCAGGATCCCTAGAAACTGGAATGCCCCTTTTGTTTGCTCCTTTAAATTGGAGCTTGGGGACAATCAGAGAAAAAATAGGAGCCACAGCctgcatgaaaataataaatgaatattttaatagaaagaatcaaattaaaactaatgTAATCTCTTGTTTCTAAGGATTGATGGCAAATTTCAAGTAAAATGAGCTCCTCAAACAAAATTATTGCAGCCTTGCAGGGTAATGTTTCTGTCTTGGTTCCACACATTAAAAGCTAGAATTGTAACATTACCACTATGCAGGGATAAAAAGGTTATACTGAACACAGCATTTTCAAGCTTTGGTATGGTTTAGGTTTGAAACAGCTTCTAGAATTCATAAAATCTAATGAATTGGACATCAACCATAACAGCACGATCCAACATGTCAGAGTTATCATGCTTCAAGAGTATAGGACCTTAACTCTGATGCACTGAACCCTAAGAATTTCAAAATGATTCTCAAAAGCTCAACAGTATTGTTTGGTTTCAAGACAAACTCCAAGTTCAAAAACTCAACTCATAAACCATGAGAACACAATCTAGCACATCACAGTTATCATCATTAACATCTCCACATCATTGTGATCTAGAAGACAGAAAACACTTACCCCAACAATAGGATGTGCAGGCTTGACACGCAAAGCAGGTGAGGTCAGAATAATCCCCTCCAGCATTTCCTTGATGTAAGGATATGAGGCTGCCTACTCAGAGATGCAATTGATTAGATCAGCATAATAATGGAAACTGGTAgaccaaaaaaaagaataaaacttcCTTTATAAGTGTATATTACCTTTAAAACCACAGCACCTCCAGTTGAGTGACCAAAAAGGAAGCATGGTACTCCAGGGTACTCTGACTTGATCTTTTCCAATAGAGCTCCCTATTTATACAGAAGTTACAAAGTTCATTCCTAACAGTTATGAAGGTATATTGTGGATACTTGAAGTAAATTcctataaactaaacaaaacatcatgaTGGATTCAAGTTGAATGTACTGCCAGGGcagggaaaataattttttttttttttgataaattaggtATATTATGGATGCTTGAAGTAAATTcctataaacaaaacaaaacatcatgaTGGATTCAGGTTCAATGTACTGCCAGGGCagggaaaagaataaaaaaaatgataaattaattgcTAAGCTGCTTAAGAAGAGAGGATTTTGTAAGCCTTAACACAGAGTACAGGACATGACACACAGTAATGATCATTTACAATTTACCATAGCACCATGGATGGATAGGATAAAGAACAGTTGTCTTGGAAAGAATAAAGAGAAAGGTATGACTGAACTTACAGTATCTGCAACGACGTGATCTAGTGAAGGAACATATCCATGCAACCCATCACTCCCACCATGACCTAtgccatgaaaaaaaagaagaataattaCCATATGAAAAAGCTAAAGACTCGGACCAGAAACAATTTCAAATGATAGAGAAAGAAATGCTAATAATATACCGAAAGAAAAGGttatcaaaaattttatcaGCATAAGCAGGCAGTGGAAAGCTCCAATCTCAACGAGGAAGTTATCAAAATCTCTCTGGTTTCAACTTAAAGTACTTTCCAGGAGACTTTAGCAAATGTAACTATTCATGTGCTCTAAATAAACAGAGCATGAAGCTCCACAACAACCTATTGACTATAAGGTAAAGAAACCAAATACGCAAACATCTTTACAAAAGCTAGCTACCTGTCCAGTCCATTGCATAGACGCCAAAGTTGCATGATGTTAGTTGCTTTGCAAATTGACCATATCTTCCACTGAAAATGAAAGCCCAACAGAGGAGAACTCAGAAAAACTGTTAATTGTAAGGcacaaaataaacaagaaaaaggaTTAGCTTCAAATTTTATCACTAATAGAAGGGAAATTGAAGATGCAAAAGAAGTTCAAATACTGACAGAAATCCTCAAACGTTACCTGTGCTCATTGAGACCATGAATAATGATCAAAATGCCCCTGAAATCACAAAGCATCCCTCATATCTCAGTACTGAATCAATGGGAGCAGAAACAACAGAAAAcaggatgaaattaaagatataCATGCTAAAGTTGTGTCATATGTGGAACGAAAACCACAGTAAATCAGAACGAAGCAGCTCGACAGCCCCTTTATCCTTTCACTTACTGTAAGGCCTGATGTGCAGAAAATACAACAACATTTCACGTTTCCAAGTTCACAACATGCTCATTCTCGTATAAAAACACTATTTCTTtgcgtaatttttttttaagaaaaagaaaaaaaaacaaacatcaatcacaacaaaacaataacaatatgaagaaaaaaaactacaatttcccAAAGCTCATGGTGTTAAATagcatattatttcattaaaaaaaaataacgagaCTTTAAAcgaaaatttctttaaaatcaagattaaaattttttggtCCAAAACCTTTCAATTAAATGTTGTTTCCCTATGTGAACCAGTAAATTCATTCCATTCTATCTCATCAGCTTCTTGGATGCAGTATGAAGTAAAAATCACTAATTAACTAGGAATTGAACCACAACAATTTGAGAATGAAAAACCCACCTTTCGAAAACAACAACTGTAATTtccaactaagaaaaaaaaacataaataatttcagATTCAATTAAGATGATTCAACTAccttatttaatttctttttttaaaaaaaaataaataaaaaacttgtttaattCCACATAAACAGTGACTTTCAAACAGTGTAATTATTAACCAAGCCCGAAGTTGCATGCAAGTTTCACTCTTTCTTAAAATTCCTTTATTCCCGTGTTCTCATTTCTCAgtcaaactaataaaaataaataaataaataaagcacatactttctaaacaaaataaaaacgaaaTAGAAAAACTCACTTCATTTGACCGGTTATCGGAAGCCAAGACCTAACGAAGAGAGCATTTCGTCTTGCACCAAAGAACAAGAACGTATTCCACCGGCAATCTTCGTTACCGGTCGTCATATCAATACCCTCAGCAAGAGCTCTCCTTCTCAAAGTATCTTCCTCCTCTAATCTCCGTCTTTTCCCCGACTTGCTAGGCGATGGCGGCAAGGCGCAATCAGCCATGGGACGGCGGCGGTAACGGcgagggaggaggaggagaaggagggaAAAGAGAAGTGAGTGAATGAAACGAAGAAAAGTTCTCACGGTTTTCAGGATTGGGATTATGCGATTGCTTGCTCCTGATGTTAGTGGCTCCATATCTGCTGCCGTTGATGACATGATGAAGAGAGACCAAAGAATGAGGCAGAAACAGAGATTCTTTAGAGAGGGAAGAGGTGGTGGGGGAGGTTGAGGGAGATGGAAAGAAGGTAAAGAGTGATTACGGGCGTCAAGCGCGGGTATTTATAGGTGAATCAAGAAATGATACGGATAAAGGTTCATTCTGGTAcctattgttttaattttcttagtttCAACCACAAAAGTTTTGAACAATTTCTAGTATGACCGTTTATGGAAGACACATGATACATGCAAACCCTATCCAAAGACTGGATCACTGGTCGAAAAAGGTgaggaaaagagaaaatgaaagaaaaggatgggAAATTTTGACAAATTTCAATGGAATGGTGGGATTCACACGGAATTTCTCAGAATTTGTTGGACTGGTATTTGAAACAACTGATACATAAGGGTCCAAAGTGGAAGATTGACAAAACTATATAGCCTCACAATCCGATAGATACTGATAACGAACATGAAAGGAAATGATTTGGTGAAGCCCGCATATTTATGGAAGTGATTAGGTGGCCTAAACAGGAATGAAGATCAGgcatttgatttttgttggtGTGATGGACGGTGGTGATGAGGACACCGTGGGCTGGTGAGTGCAATTGTGGTCGCATAAGAATTTAGACGGTATTTCagtctagttttatttttgaattttttatatttaattattttttatatatatttttagattcaaaaataatttttttaaaataaaaaaatacaaatttgataACCTTCCAAACATGCGATTGGGAAGGAAGCTTCtcctaataatttattttaaagtctgCAAACCATTGTAAGATTTCGGGTGTTggaagttaaatttaaaaagggaTGGGAAGGTACCGTGGaagcaaataaacaaataaatttgatgGTCTACGCCGGCAGATCAGCTtccattatataaattatattatgagattttatttgatattttaaattattaaattaaaataattttttaatatagtattagaattttgataattaaatgtTCAAATCTCACTatttctcatttatttaataaaaattaagcacatgaGAATATGGatctatataaatttcaaatccaAACGACTTTTACTTGAAGAGGTgcattaaagaataatataaattatattttaaaatttcacttaacaacttaagctattaggttaagataattctttgacaattatattaaattttattatattgataatatCTAGATAAATGAATTGGAGTTATGATctgtttagaaaaatattttctagttttttttatttttaaatcattttaatatattaatttaatttttttgaaaaacaaataaaatatttatttaatatatttattagaaaaaatacttttaaaaatttagtaacCTTCCAATTAAACAAGCGATTGGGAAGGAAgtttcatctaataatttaaaaaaccgaTGTAAGAAAGGGTGTTGggagttaaatttaaaaaggaatGGGAAGGTACGGTGAAGgcaactaaataaattaatttgttggtcTACGCCGGCAGATTGGCTTCCATTTTTCACAGccacattaaattttattgtatcGATAGTATCTGGGTAAATAGATCTTGCTACATAATGTTTATTGCTGCTACATAATGTttattgctgaaataaaaaaaaatctaattcctCTTATAGAAGATAcaaagaattaataataattccaattttatcaaatattttctacAGTTACTTACTATCTGTTTAGAAAAACtgtggtttttaaaatattataaattataagctctaaaaataatataagaaaaggattgtgagctataattattttaatttacattttaattaaatcatggaTGTACgtgtaatattataatttatattttgatatattaatattaaaataaattttttaaaaaaataattattatcataatatcaaatatcagatcaattttgaaattttttctagCTTTACTTCTAAGCAAcaatttttaatatgctaattttaaaggttttgatttaattaaaattttatctttggtTGATTGaagttttagattaatatattaaaaaaatattaaattactttaGAAACATGATAAAGCCatttattcattattaaaataattattaagaaatatataatctCAATACAaactcatttaaaataaaataaaagttctaACAGTATTGACACGACAGGTAATCTAAACAAGCCGGCATTGTACAGGTGATAGAGCTTCGTCCTAGTCCTTGAAAAGCTAGCCACGTAGACAGATAATCCAACAACCAAGTTTTGTTTGTTATGGCCAggaattacaatttattttagacCTCATGAACATGGACACAATCCAGGTagataattttgaataattatattattcaataaataataaataaatatagatattatcaaatttaacttaaaatttacttgaaatatatatatatatatatattttttttcctattttttattaaataataaagaataattgataataaatactTATAGGGATATTCaatccaataaatattttataaatatctaaaatttttatgaaataaataataaatcgcatataaatattaaaaaaattcgatCCAAGTACCCGTTATCATCCGTGGTTATGGCTTGGATTGTAAGCTAAATCAAGCCTAGCCAAGCTGAAAGcgcttaataaaaaataatactattgaAGCTTCGATGTAATCCACGTCTAGCTTTGATGCTTCAATGATCATGAACCTATGCTTCCTAGTGTGTTtactctctttatatatatatatatatatatatatatatatatatatatatatatatatatatatatatatatataaaagactaTTCCGTACTAGCTTTGAAATTAAcgataagataaattttttaatagtcatcaatattaataatagtaggATTCGAAcctaaaatcatataaaaatcaaattttgttgtttcaagtttttattattggacTATCTACTAGAcggttatattattttttttaatcaattaaactattattttttagtaaaaatctATGTTTTCAACCAAAATTTAATGAATTGGAtccattttaatataatatctgGTTTCAGCACAAAcgacaaatatgtttttttttaaaaaaaaatgctaacatttttgtatttaattaccGTGAGTTTGAAAGTTAAATAGTGAACTTATCTGaattcatcttgattttttttagaatgaatCAAGCACAATTaagataaagtaaaaaatatgagtttttattttcaacaaaacagaaatatatatatcacattactaaaagtatatttaagaatttattcTGACAAATACActcaatattttcatttttatattctcCAATATGGTTAAACAAGATGCTCCCTCcccaccaaaaataaataaaataaaataaatctataggTGAAGAAATCAAAATCAGTAGCCATCTTATTATCTTGACgtgatataa includes:
- the LOC118030673 gene encoding lachrymatory-factor synthase — translated: MAEETPQIKWEGKSIVELKGPTADQIWPLLEDFCNINKWFPSIDECNHVDGELGKPGLTRYCASKTLSTYGSYDEAEVRWVKERLLMINPAEKCLSYEVLENNSGFKSYVATMKILEITGSDAGENGCKIEWSFIADPVEGWTLEDFSSFINFCFQSMGKNMEQDVLSG
- the LOC118030670 gene encoding uncharacterized protein translates to MSSTAADMEPLTSGASNRIIPILKTVRTFLRFIHSLLFSLLLLLLPRRYRRRPMADCALPPSPSKSGKRRRLEEEDTLRRRALAEGIDMTTGNEDCRWNTFLFFGARRNALFVRSWLPITGQMKGILIIIHGLNEHSGRYGQFAKQLTSCNFGVYAMDWTGHGGSDGLHGYVPSLDHVVADTGALLEKIKSEYPGVPCFLFGHSTGGAVVLKAASYPYIKEMLEGIILTSPALRVKPAHPIVGAVAPIFSLIVPKLQFKGANKRGIPVSRDPAALLAKYSDPLVYTGPIRVRTGHEILRISSHLMRNFKSVIVPFFVLHGTADKVTDPLASQDLYNEAASKFKDIKLYDGFLHDLLFEPEREEVGQDIISWMEKRLGAESEQIYS